The Streptomyces sp. NBC_00306 sequence CGACGATCGTCGTGGTGGCGCTGGAGATCAGCGACGGCAGCGACTCGGGCACCAGCACCTTGCGGACGACCGTCCAGGTGCTGCCGCCCATCGACTGCACGGCCTCGACCAGTCCTCCGTCGACCTCGCGGACGGCGGTCTCCACGAGCCGGGCGAAGAACGGGATGGCACCGATCGCCAGGGGCACGATGGCGCCCTCCCGGCCGATGGTGGTGCCGGTCAGCGCCTTGGTGAAGGGCATCAGCGCGACCATGAGGATGATGAACGGCATCGAGCGCGTGACGTTCACGATCTGGCCGATCACCTTGTTCAGCAGGGAGCTGCTGAGCAGGCCGCCGCGGTCCGTGAGGACGAGGACGACACCGAGCGGCAGTCCGCCGACGACGGCGATGAGGGTGGACCAGCCCACCATGTAGAGGGTGTCCCAACAGGCCTGCTCCAGCAGGGGCTGCATCTCCGAC is a genomic window containing:
- a CDS encoding methionine ABC transporter permease; this translates as MTWSEMQPLLEQACWDTLYMVGWSTLIAVVGGLPLGVVLVLTDRGGLLSSSLLNKVIGQIVNVTRSMPFIILMVALMPFTKALTGTTIGREGAIVPLAIGAIPFFARLVETAVREVDGGLVEAVQSMGGSTWTVVRKVLVPESLPSLISSATTTIVALIGYSAMAGTVGAGGLGDIAIRYGYQRFETELMWITVAILAVVISLIQFAGDYAARGLHQRGRGSSAPRLRILKPATATAEPTKTS